From the genome of Maribacter algicola, one region includes:
- a CDS encoding DUF1853 family protein, translating into MSSHLNRQIAGFLQTPSLWTKTQFGIRQFEFPQIDLTHFTPTPIPQKIRLGHQMEHVCKQLLEASPAYEVLLYNEPVRQGKQTLGEIDYILRETATGQIIHLELTYKFYIIDPQISERIHQLMGPNRRDMFFTKMEKIKNEQFTLLHSPAGKKTLAEKGIPNENIQHQACYKAQLFEPCQSKAINIRPLNPHCIVGYWLRLADLQSEAFKNYQFYIPYKTEWVVAPSDGVAWMSQYETLLEVNMRLLKQNAPMLWVKKGTDTIDKCFVAWW; encoded by the coding sequence GTGTCCTCCCATTTAAACAGACAAATCGCCGGATTCCTGCAAACCCCATCCTTGTGGACCAAGACGCAATTCGGTATTCGCCAATTTGAATTTCCTCAAATCGATTTGACCCACTTCACCCCCACTCCCATTCCCCAAAAGATACGGTTAGGACATCAAATGGAGCATGTGTGCAAACAATTATTGGAAGCCTCCCCAGCCTATGAAGTCTTATTATACAATGAACCTGTACGGCAAGGAAAACAGACTTTAGGGGAAATCGATTATATCCTTCGGGAAACGGCTACGGGACAGATCATCCATTTGGAGCTGACCTATAAATTCTATATCATCGACCCCCAAATATCCGAACGCATCCACCAATTGATGGGCCCCAACCGACGGGACATGTTCTTTACCAAAATGGAGAAAATAAAGAACGAGCAGTTTACCCTGTTGCATAGTCCGGCGGGAAAAAAAACATTGGCCGAAAAAGGCATCCCAAACGAAAACATCCAGCACCAAGCCTGTTACAAGGCCCAATTGTTCGAGCCTTGTCAAAGCAAGGCAATCAATATCCGACCCTTAAATCCACATTGTATTGTAGGCTATTGGTTACGTTTGGCGGATTTGCAATCAGAGGCCTTTAAAAACTATCAATTCTATATACCCTATAAAACGGAATGGGTGGTGGCGCCTAGTGATGGTGTGGCCTGGATGTCCCAGTACGAAACCCTTTTGGAAGTGAATATGCGTCTGCTCAAACAAAACGCCCCCATGCTTTGGGTCAAAAAAGGGACTGACACGATTGACAAATGCTTTGTGGCCTGGTGGTAG